From a single Bacteroidia bacterium genomic region:
- a CDS encoding DUF6036 family nucleotidyltransferase gives MENIFSIALRKISEALDAEQIDYMIVGGFAVSYHNRARTTNDIDLVLQILPDHVNKILKYFPAWQGFEDAFKADVKSGMLFNITDFDTGIRYDFMTFQDTEYNWSAFNRRQKVSFLGISCYMSSREDLIISKLKWYNLSHSEKQMEDLRFLLLDETLNMEYLQLWTTKLKLPTHGLLG, from the coding sequence ATGGAGAATATTTTTTCTATAGCATTGCGCAAAATATCAGAGGCCCTGGATGCGGAACAAATAGACTACATGATTGTAGGTGGATTTGCAGTAAGTTATCACAACCGTGCCAGGACAACCAATGATATTGACTTGGTCTTACAAATTCTACCTGATCATGTAAATAAAATATTAAAATACTTTCCAGCATGGCAAGGATTTGAAGATGCCTTTAAAGCAGATGTAAAAAGTGGAATGCTGTTTAATATAACTGATTTTGACACAGGAATCAGATATGATTTTATGACATTTCAAGATACTGAGTATAATTGGTCAGCTTTTAATCGCAGGCAAAAAGTCAGTTTTTTAGGAATTTCATGTTATATGTCCTCACGTGAGGATTTAATTATTTCAAAGCTGAAATGGTATAATTTAAGCCACAGTGAGAAACAAATGGAAGACTTACGTTTTTTACTGCTGGATGAAACGCTTAATATGGAATACCTCCAATTGTGGACAACCAAACTAAAGCTTCCTACACATGGACTTCTGGGGTAA
- the hslV gene encoding ATP-dependent protease subunit HslV produces the protein MPTIHATTVLGIIHNGQVALGADGQATMGNTIAKSNVKKVRKIGDGNIMVGFAGSTSDAFTLVEKFEEKLNMHRNNLRRSAIELAKDWRTDRYLRKLEAMLVVMDKGEGLMISGTGDVISTDEGILAIGSGGVYARSAALALKKHAPHLSAEEMVRESLTIAADICIYTNHNLEILTL, from the coding sequence ATGCCCACAATTCACGCAACAACTGTTCTTGGCATTATCCACAACGGCCAGGTAGCCCTGGGTGCTGACGGACAGGCAACTATGGGCAATACCATAGCCAAAAGTAACGTCAAAAAAGTGCGTAAGATCGGCGATGGTAATATCATGGTAGGTTTTGCCGGCTCGACTTCTGACGCTTTTACGCTGGTGGAAAAATTTGAGGAAAAACTCAATATGCACCGGAACAATCTTCGCCGCTCGGCAATCGAGCTGGCCAAAGACTGGCGTACCGACCGTTACCTCCGAAAACTGGAAGCAATGCTGGTGGTAATGGATAAAGGAGAGGGGCTGATGATAAGCGGAACCGGAGATGTGATCAGTACAGATGAGGGAATCCTCGCCATCGGCTCGGGTGGAGTATATGCCCGCTCTGCGGCATTAGCCCTAAAAAAACACGCCCCGCATCTCAGTGCGGAAGAAATGGTGCGGGAAAGCCTGACCATTGCTGCGGATATCTGCATCTACACCAACCACAATCTGGAGATTTTGACTTTGTAG
- a CDS encoding NADH-quinone oxidoreductase subunit I, with protein sequence MATKQGIIKGSKKERNLDFMGKLYFPEIFKGMWFSFKHMFKPTVTIEYPEKKPVLGAEFRGRPVLVAEEGKERCVACGLCARACPPLAISMQAAEITDDKKERYPETFEIDMLRCIFCGYCEEVCPEEAIVMSPDYEFNFSSREDAVYGKDRLVIDKEQLAPRLKFLEERRNKNFGDVFNFKKDNNIHTLRNRE encoded by the coding sequence ATGGCAACGAAACAAGGCATTATCAAGGGTAGCAAAAAAGAGCGCAATCTCGATTTTATGGGAAAGTTGTATTTCCCTGAAATTTTCAAAGGCATGTGGTTCTCCTTCAAGCACATGTTTAAACCAACGGTTACGATCGAGTACCCGGAGAAAAAGCCTGTTCTTGGGGCTGAATTTCGGGGAAGACCCGTACTCGTAGCTGAGGAAGGCAAAGAGCGTTGTGTAGCCTGCGGGCTGTGTGCGCGTGCGTGCCCGCCTTTGGCAATCAGTATGCAGGCTGCAGAAATAACCGATGACAAAAAGGAACGATATCCCGAAACCTTTGAGATAGACATGCTCCGCTGCATCTTCTGTGGATATTGTGAAGAAGTATGCCCCGAAGAAGCGATTGTCATGAGCCCTGACTATGAGTTTAATTTCAGCTCCCGGGAGGATGCCGTTTATGGCAAAGACCGGCTGGTCATTGACAAAGAGCAGCTTGCCCCACGCCTGAAATTTCTCGAAGAGCGTCGTAACAAAAACTTTGGCGACGTTTTCAACTTCAAGAAAGACAACAACATCCATACCCTACGCAACCGGGAGTAA
- a CDS encoding geranylgeranylglycerol-phosphate geranylgeranyltransferase, which produces MMWRDFKYFILISRPVNVLISLVAFSVSCFLVNHRHLDFLSDPKYWATAFTIAVIAATGYWINDVYDFRIDRINKPGQTVVNAFLSVKKVLTFYFIINGVVLLFSLGYLGFYHGKYVVTFINFLSVFLLFFYASYFKRVSVAGNLVISFLIALVLILASYLYDDLNMALIWTIVFAFEVTFIREITKDVEDIEGDLTYGLRTLPIQVGIATTKRILMILYVVFLISCYLPFLYLLMVREETNWLYLILSFVLVQLPSVWLMIHLSKSTEPVAFGRQSRYLKYLMLTGIVTLFFL; this is translated from the coding sequence ATGATGTGGAGGGATTTTAAATATTTCATCCTTATTTCCCGCCCGGTAAATGTACTCATCTCCCTGGTGGCATTTTCTGTATCCTGTTTTCTGGTCAATCATCGCCATCTGGATTTTCTATCTGATCCAAAGTATTGGGCGACGGCATTCACCATTGCTGTGATTGCCGCTACCGGATACTGGATCAATGATGTGTATGATTTTCGTATAGACAGAATCAACAAGCCGGGGCAAACAGTTGTCAACGCTTTTCTTTCTGTCAAAAAAGTATTGACCTTTTATTTTATTATCAATGGCGTTGTGTTACTGTTTTCGCTTGGTTATCTGGGGTTTTACCACGGGAAATACGTTGTCACATTTATCAATTTCCTTTCTGTATTTTTACTTTTCTTCTACGCCAGCTATTTCAAGCGGGTGAGTGTAGCAGGCAATCTGGTGATCTCTTTCCTTATCGCCCTGGTGCTCATTCTTGCTTCTTATTTGTATGATGACCTCAATATGGCGTTGATCTGGACCATTGTTTTTGCCTTTGAGGTTACTTTTATCAGAGAAATTACCAAAGATGTGGAGGATATTGAAGGGGATCTAACCTATGGTTTACGCACTTTACCCATTCAGGTAGGTATTGCTACTACGAAAAGGATTCTGATGATCCTTTATGTGGTATTTTTGATTTCCTGTTATCTTCCTTTTTTGTACCTGCTGATGGTCAGAGAAGAGACCAACTGGTTGTATCTGATTTTGTCATTTGTACTCGTCCAGCTTCCTTCCGTCTGGCTGATGATTCATCTCTCCAAATCTACAGAACCCGTCGCATTTGGCAGACAGAGCCGTTATCTGAAGTATTTGATGCTGACAGGAATTGTTACGCTATTTTTTTTGTGA
- the pfkA gene encoding 6-phosphofructokinase, translating to MKRIGVYTSGGDAPGMNAAIRAVVRASISNGIEPFGIMRGYEGMIDGNIFAMDAKSVSNIIQRGGTILKTSRSERFRTVEGREQAFQNLRKHEIDGLVAIGGDGTFAGAKAFSSEHNIPVIGVPGTIDNDLYGTDFTIGYDTALNTAMDAIDKIRDTADSHNRLFIIEVMGRDAGFIALNTGIAAGAEAVLIPETPTFINDIISKLEQGWLRSKSSSIIVVAEGDQGGGAFQVAEEIKQKFNHYSIRVVVLGHIQRGGTPSCADRVLASRLGAAAVEGLMEGLSNSMAGIIGGQVQYTSFIKACKQHQSINPNLLKLVEILSV from the coding sequence ATGAAACGAATTGGTGTATATACTTCCGGAGGAGACGCCCCCGGAATGAACGCGGCTATACGCGCAGTGGTCAGGGCTTCGATCTCCAACGGAATTGAACCTTTTGGGATCATGCGCGGATATGAGGGGATGATTGATGGAAATATCTTCGCCATGGATGCAAAGTCTGTAAGTAATATCATCCAGCGGGGTGGTACTATTCTTAAGACCTCCAGAAGCGAAAGATTCCGTACCGTAGAGGGGAGAGAACAAGCTTTTCAAAACCTGAGAAAACATGAAATAGACGGGCTGGTTGCCATTGGCGGAGATGGAACTTTTGCAGGTGCAAAAGCTTTTTCATCAGAGCACAACATTCCTGTTATCGGCGTGCCGGGCACGATAGATAACGACCTTTACGGCACAGATTTCACCATTGGTTATGATACAGCGCTCAATACCGCAATGGATGCGATCGACAAAATCCGTGACACAGCAGACTCCCATAACCGATTGTTTATCATAGAGGTAATGGGACGAGATGCGGGGTTTATTGCCCTGAATACTGGTATTGCAGCTGGTGCAGAGGCCGTACTGATCCCCGAAACCCCCACATTTATTAATGATATTATCTCAAAACTGGAGCAAGGCTGGCTACGAAGTAAGTCGTCCTCTATTATCGTGGTGGCAGAGGGAGACCAGGGCGGAGGGGCTTTTCAGGTAGCGGAGGAAATCAAGCAAAAATTCAACCATTACTCTATCCGGGTAGTGGTGCTGGGGCATATTCAACGTGGCGGTACCCCTAGCTGTGCCGACCGGGTACTGGCCAGCCGTCTGGGTGCAGCTGCTGTTGAAGGGCTGATGGAAGGATTGTCAAATTCTATGGCAGGTATTATTGGAGGCCAGGTGCAATACACGTCATTTATCAAGGCTTGCAAACAACATCAGTCGATCAATCCAAACCTCCTCAAGCTGGTGGAAATCCTTTCGGTCTAG
- a CDS encoding sorbosone dehydrogenase family protein produces MIFLVLSGCLNANLINEKNPPIEKIKLPAGFKIEIFADSVSNARSLALGENGTIFVGTRSKGNVYAVVDADKDHKAEKIYTIATGLNMPNGVAFRNGSLYVAEVDKIWRYDQIESQLENPPAPVLVFDQLPNNAWHGWKYIAFGPDDKLYIPVGAPCNICLSEEEIYASISRINPDGSGHEIYAHGVRNSVGFAWHPESGDLWFTDNGRDFLGDDQPADELDHAPKPGMHFGYPFCHQGDIPDPKYGEKRSCDEFTPPAQKLNPHGAALGMKFYTGSMFPESYHNRIFIAEHGSWNRSEPIGYRISMVTLEGDKAVAFEPFAEGWLDNGKAWGRPVDVLILEDGSMLVSDDHADLIYRISYQQ; encoded by the coding sequence ATGATATTCCTGGTGCTCTCCGGATGTCTAAACGCTAACTTAATTAACGAAAAAAATCCGCCGATAGAAAAAATAAAACTGCCAGCAGGTTTTAAAATTGAAATTTTTGCGGACAGTGTGTCCAATGCACGTTCCCTTGCTTTAGGTGAAAACGGGACCATATTTGTCGGTACACGATCAAAGGGAAATGTATATGCCGTGGTCGATGCCGACAAAGATCATAAAGCTGAAAAAATCTATACCATTGCCACGGGCCTGAATATGCCCAACGGGGTGGCATTTCGCAATGGTTCGCTCTACGTGGCCGAGGTGGACAAAATCTGGCGGTATGACCAGATTGAATCGCAATTGGAAAACCCGCCCGCCCCGGTGCTTGTCTTTGACCAGTTGCCCAATAATGCCTGGCATGGCTGGAAGTATATTGCATTTGGTCCTGACGACAAATTGTACATTCCGGTAGGTGCACCCTGTAATATCTGCCTTTCAGAGGAAGAAATTTACGCTTCGATCTCCCGTATCAACCCCGATGGCAGCGGGCACGAGATTTATGCCCATGGGGTTCGCAACTCGGTGGGCTTTGCCTGGCATCCCGAAAGTGGCGATTTGTGGTTTACCGACAATGGAAGAGACTTTCTGGGCGACGACCAGCCTGCGGACGAACTCGACCACGCCCCAAAGCCCGGAATGCATTTTGGTTATCCATTCTGTCATCAAGGCGATATTCCAGATCCCAAGTATGGCGAAAAAAGATCATGCGATGAATTTACCCCACCTGCACAAAAGCTAAATCCACACGGTGCTGCGCTGGGCATGAAGTTTTATACCGGAAGTATGTTTCCGGAATCCTACCACAACAGAATTTTCATTGCCGAACATGGTTCATGGAACCGTTCGGAGCCTATTGGTTACAGGATTTCTATGGTAACGCTGGAGGGAGACAAAGCCGTAGCTTTTGAGCCTTTTGCCGAAGGGTGGCTGGACAATGGAAAAGCCTGGGGCCGTCCGGTGGATGTACTGATACTGGAGGATGGCTCGATGCTGGTTTCTGACGATCATGCTGATCTGATTTATCGTATTTCCTATCAACAGTAG
- a CDS encoding PHB depolymerase family esterase: MFSFFSVTGKAQTKIDSIFHDSTWRYYRLHVPPGYSPTSPVPLIFNFHGLGSNAFEEEFYTRFSLIADTAGFIVVYPDGILNAWNAGFVIGGTDDLGFVSALIDKLGSLYAIDPARVFATGMSNGGFLSHYLGCELSDRIAAIASVAGTMTAFVEGTCNPGRTLPVLHIHGTADQVVPYNGGNLFYRPVDSVLSLWQANNQCLTTDSTHLPDKVNEGSTVTRFDFGGCADSAEVILFRVNNGGHTWPGAVFLLPNENTNQDIDASQEIWAFFRKHKHPNPRPLATTGTEEDIRTVSLLYPNPFRESLHVKLLVNEPVTVDVFSISGQQFFSGKYSPPNGLMRINTKEWPEGICIIKIQTPSGIVVEKLIKE, translated from the coding sequence ATGTTCTCCTTTTTTTCGGTGACAGGCAAAGCGCAGACGAAGATTGATTCAATATTTCACGATAGTACCTGGCGATATTACCGTCTTCATGTACCGCCAGGTTATTCTCCGACATCTCCTGTACCGCTTATTTTCAACTTTCACGGACTGGGCTCTAATGCATTCGAAGAGGAGTTTTACACGCGATTTAGTCTGATTGCTGATACTGCCGGCTTTATTGTTGTATATCCTGACGGTATCCTGAATGCATGGAATGCGGGTTTTGTAATCGGCGGCACGGATGACCTCGGGTTTGTTTCTGCTTTAATTGATAAACTGGGCAGTTTGTATGCCATAGACCCGGCAAGAGTGTTTGCTACGGGAATGTCCAATGGCGGTTTTTTGAGCCATTATCTGGGCTGTGAACTCTCAGACAGAATTGCGGCCATAGCCTCTGTAGCAGGTACAATGACTGCTTTTGTGGAAGGAACCTGTAACCCGGGGCGGACCCTGCCGGTGCTTCATATTCATGGTACTGCTGATCAGGTTGTTCCATACAATGGCGGAAATTTATTTTACCGGCCAGTAGATAGTGTATTAAGTCTCTGGCAGGCAAATAATCAATGCCTGACAACTGACAGCACCCATCTGCCCGATAAGGTCAATGAAGGATCAACCGTCACTCGCTTTGATTTTGGTGGATGCGCAGATAGTGCGGAGGTAATTCTTTTCAGAGTAAATAATGGTGGGCATACCTGGCCGGGTGCGGTATTCCTGCTTCCCAATGAAAATACAAATCAGGATATAGACGCCAGTCAGGAAATCTGGGCTTTCTTCCGAAAGCACAAACATCCTAATCCCCGGCCATTGGCTACAACAGGAACAGAAGAAGATATTCGTACAGTCTCCCTTCTTTACCCTAATCCTTTCAGGGAATCACTACATGTAAAGTTGCTGGTAAATGAGCCTGTCACGGTTGATGTATTTTCCATTTCCGGACAGCAGTTTTTCTCCGGAAAATATAGCCCGCCAAATGGTTTGATGCGGATCAATACAAAAGAATGGCCGGAAGGTATCTGCATTATTAAAATTCAGACACCTTCCGGTATAGTGGTAGAGAAACTGATAAAGGAGTAA
- a CDS encoding gliding motility-associated C-terminal domain-containing protein — translation MKRILLFLTIVGLPFGLFSQFALNGSAVPNGPTCYTLTPALGSQAGSVWYTNLIDLSQNFEFYAQIFLGCSDGGADGVVFAFQSVSTSVGSLGGGMGFAGISPSIGVEFDTYQNSNWGDPVADHMAIISNGNVSHLAPTNLAGPVSMLPTNGNVEDCQYHDLRVSWNPFTDSLNIYFDCNLRLTYAGNIINTIFGGNPNVYWGFTAGTGALSNQQGFCVDYLSFGLDTLVCQGDTLQLGVGSGVSYNWTPAAGLSNPNIATPLAFPDSTTTYIAAITDNCGFVRTETFTINIEHDSSLNIDLGNDTILCPGQSILLDVFRPGPTYLWQDGSTGSTFNITTPGLYWVELENICGTKRDSIVVTAQIPPTVNLGNDTTLCAGTTLALDVTFPNAIYEWQNGSGSAQQTISTPGTYWVVVSNHCGFDRDSIVVSYESPPVPVSLGNDTILCNNSILTLNVTQPSSTYLWQNNSTSPSFTITGPGLYWAQVTNLCGVDRDSINIVYDQTPVVNLGNDTALCQGSILILNAAWTPTSTYLWNNGSTASGQIVNAPGVYSVTVSNTCGSAQDDKRIEYLTPPPAVNLGRDTLLCMGQTLQLATGQTGVSHLWQDGTTGAGFTVRNPGTYWVRVTNECGFVSDTIKVTYTTAPIFDLGKDTVLCEGESVSFDVTWPGANYLWDDLVISPTRTVTTSGVYHVTLFHQCGDREDEIAVEFIAKPLPVNLGDDLTLCTGDTVFFDVTQSNVRYHWQNGSILPTYTVRRQGEYQIRVYNQCGEETDDLLVKYVTPPSVTFGQDTILCEGDTFALDASQGQAVTYRWNNGSSDSVFQVTQPGLYTVSVENICGVDGDSVLVGGHSCFCAIYAPTAFSPNSDGFNDFFQLYYDCDILGGTLKVFNRWGEAVFETDNPDGVWDGYFRSHMVPEGVFVWVFEYEYQDADRVRSISETGTVTVIR, via the coding sequence ATGAAGCGTATTTTACTTTTTTTAACTATTGTGGGTCTTCCTTTTGGTCTTTTTAGTCAATTTGCCCTTAACGGCTCGGCTGTACCCAATGGTCCTACGTGTTATACCCTTACCCCTGCGCTCGGCTCACAAGCCGGCTCCGTTTGGTATACAAACTTAATTGACCTGAGTCAAAATTTTGAGTTCTATGCGCAAATTTTTTTAGGATGCAGTGATGGCGGGGCTGATGGGGTGGTTTTTGCTTTTCAATCTGTAAGTACAAGTGTAGGAAGCCTGGGGGGAGGAATGGGTTTTGCTGGTATTAGCCCATCTATTGGAGTAGAGTTTGACACCTACCAGAACAGCAACTGGGGCGACCCGGTGGCCGATCATATGGCGATTATTTCCAACGGAAATGTGAGCCACCTGGCGCCTACCAACCTCGCCGGGCCTGTAAGTATGCTTCCAACCAACGGTAATGTGGAAGACTGCCAGTATCACGACCTGCGCGTAAGCTGGAATCCTTTTACTGACAGCCTGAATATTTATTTTGATTGTAACCTTCGCCTCACTTACGCTGGCAATATTATCAATACCATATTTGGCGGAAACCCTAACGTGTACTGGGGATTTACGGCCGGCACGGGTGCCTTGAGCAATCAGCAGGGGTTTTGTGTCGATTATCTCTCATTTGGGCTCGATACGCTGGTCTGCCAGGGCGATACGCTTCAACTGGGGGTTGGGAGTGGGGTTTCTTACAACTGGACCCCAGCCGCAGGGCTTAGCAATCCCAATATTGCCACCCCTCTTGCTTTCCCCGATAGCACAACCACATATATCGCTGCAATCACCGACAACTGTGGGTTTGTCCGCACCGAGACTTTTACCATTAATATAGAACACGACTCCTCCCTCAATATTGATCTGGGAAATGATACAATTCTCTGTCCGGGGCAATCTATCCTATTGGATGTATTCAGGCCGGGTCCCACTTACCTTTGGCAGGATGGCTCCACGGGTTCCACCTTTAATATTACGACTCCCGGGCTTTACTGGGTAGAACTGGAAAATATCTGTGGCACAAAACGCGACTCCATTGTAGTTACGGCACAAATACCTCCGACTGTGAATCTGGGAAATGATACTACCTTATGCGCAGGCACAACCCTTGCGCTGGATGTAACCTTTCCCAATGCCATTTATGAATGGCAAAATGGATCCGGATCAGCACAACAGACCATTTCAACCCCGGGCACTTACTGGGTTGTTGTCAGCAATCACTGCGGATTTGACAGGGATTCGATTGTCGTTTCATACGAATCGCCTCCCGTACCTGTCAGCCTCGGAAACGATACGATCTTGTGCAACAATAGTATTCTGACACTGAATGTAACCCAACCATCGTCTACCTATCTCTGGCAGAACAACTCGACATCGCCTTCCTTTACCATTACCGGGCCGGGCCTCTATTGGGCGCAGGTAACCAACCTCTGTGGTGTGGATCGCGATTCTATCAATATTGTCTATGACCAAACACCAGTTGTCAATCTGGGAAATGATACGGCATTGTGCCAGGGAAGTATCCTGATCCTCAATGCAGCATGGACGCCGACATCGACTTATTTATGGAATAACGGCTCAACTGCATCCGGCCAGATTGTCAATGCACCAGGGGTTTATTCTGTGACCGTCAGCAACACCTGCGGTTCTGCTCAGGACGACAAACGAATCGAATATCTCACTCCCCCGCCTGCAGTAAATCTCGGAAGAGATACCTTGCTTTGTATGGGGCAAACGCTTCAACTGGCCACCGGCCAAACGGGAGTCAGCCACCTCTGGCAGGATGGTACTACCGGTGCCGGGTTTACGGTAAGAAATCCGGGAACTTACTGGGTGCGGGTTACCAATGAATGTGGCTTTGTGTCGGATACCATTAAAGTAACTTATACCACCGCGCCTATTTTCGATCTGGGTAAGGATACCGTATTGTGTGAGGGCGAAAGTGTCTCCTTTGATGTAACCTGGCCAGGGGCAAATTATCTGTGGGACGATCTGGTCATCAGCCCGACCCGTACCGTTACCACTTCAGGTGTGTACCACGTTACACTTTTCCATCAGTGTGGCGACAGAGAGGATGAAATCGCGGTGGAATTTATCGCAAAACCCTTGCCCGTAAATCTCGGCGATGACCTTACGCTTTGTACAGGGGATACGGTTTTCTTTGATGTAACACAGTCCAATGTGCGCTACCACTGGCAAAACGGATCTATTCTGCCTACCTATACCGTGCGCAGACAAGGAGAATATCAGATCCGCGTCTATAATCAATGTGGGGAGGAGACAGATGATCTGTTGGTGAAATATGTAACCCCGCCCTCCGTAACCTTCGGTCAGGACACCATCCTCTGCGAGGGTGATACCTTCGCGCTTGACGCTTCACAGGGGCAGGCGGTAACTTATCGATGGAACAATGGCAGCAGCGATTCTGTATTTCAGGTAACACAACCTGGTTTATATACAGTAAGCGTGGAAAATATATGCGGAGTGGATGGAGATTCTGTATTGGTCGGCGGACATTCTTGTTTTTGCGCTATTTATGCACCTACCGCTTTTTCGCCCAACAGCGACGGATTCAACGATTTCTTCCAGTTGTATTATGACTGTGATATTCTTGGAGGAACCCTCAAAGTTTTCAACCGGTGGGGGGAAGCCGTATTTGAGACAGACAATCCAGATGGTGTATGGGACGGGTATTTCCGCAGCCATATGGTGCCGGAAGGCGTATTTGTCTGGGTATTTGAATATGAATACCAGGACGCGGACAGAGTTCGCTCGATCTCTGAAACAGGAACGGTAACGGTGATCCGGTAA